The Megachile rotundata isolate GNS110a chromosome 6, iyMegRotu1, whole genome shotgun sequence nucleotide sequence gaaatatatgtatataatgaaATGCATTTTTTTACGTTTCAGGTTCTTGGTATAATATGCATGGCATGCGCGTCTCCTGCGTGGCTAGCAGCAACCCACTGGTTTCTTTTCGTCGCAGTGACAGCTTTCATCGCCTCTTTATTATGGTGTTTCGTTTACGTATTGTCGATTCGAGAGGCGCTTAAACTACCCATCAATTGGATTTTGACGGTAAGCGaaaaatcgcgatcacacaaaagCAACGATATTCGATTACTCATCGAACACGCGTTTTGCAGGAACTTCTGAATACTACGGTGTTCGCCATACTCTACATGATAGCCTTCATAGCGCAATTGTCGGTATGGAGCGCGGTGAACTATCCGTCCGTCTCGAGGAACATCGCAGCAGGGGTAAGAATAAACGGGTTTTACGTATTATCGGTCTCGACTTAAT carries:
- the LOC100882406 gene encoding plasmolipin-like isoform X3; this translates as MMSETVVTMDSSSNNTSNPRQVPTVKTEPGQPNPLASIRLNVPYFRTIPGIIKLVQLVLGIICMACASPAWLAATHWFLFVAVTAFIASLLWCFVYVLSIREALKLPINWILTELLNTTVFAILYMIAFIAQLSVWSAVNYPSVSRNIAAGVFGIFNTLAYAAGAYFLYVEWKSSDTQ